The genomic DNA ACAGAAGGAATCGGAGCGGCAGGGAGGCTGTAATGAATCTGGATGAAGACGGGCTTCTTGGTGGTCGGGGAAGATGGTAGCTTTCGAAAGTGTTCATGTTCAACACTCTAGATGGACCTCACCCGCAGTCCTGCTACCGTACCAGCATCAGCAAAAGTCGAGCGTCTATGCTTATGTCACCGAATGTCATTGACTTAGAGGTGACTGTTGGCCCTCTATCTGGGGAACGCTATGTCCCATTGGAAACTCATTCAAAGCATACAATCTTCCACTTTATCGCTCTGCCACCCCGAGCATACGCATACGAAGTTTCATCTGAACCTCATCCACGAACGCCTCGCGACTTGGGAAACCATCCGCGCCTTGTATGGTCAAGAAGAACCTCACATCCTCCGCTTTCTTTGGGGCCTTCCCACTTTGCAACCTCGATCCTGGTAATCTTGCTACGGCTTCCAAGAAGCTCTTCTCTGAATCTTTGGGATCACTGAGCAGCGGCTGCCAGACTGCATTCCACCCTTTCCAGCCGATCAGAGTCTCTGGCCAACACTTGCCACGCcatatgctgctgctccagaaCTCGCTCGATATCTCCACACTGAGCTCGTTGATAGCATTTTTGTCATCAAGAAGCATGTCGAAAAGTCGACGCCAAGCAGTGGGGTCTGTCTGGGATGAGTGTCTCAGAGCAATGGCTAGGCACTTGTGCTCAGGCGATTGGTGATCCTGCAAGAACGCGACGCACCGCTCAGGCTTGTCATCGAAGTAGAGGCGCCTGTCGTAGACATGCCGTACGCCAAGCTCGTAGCACTGTTTCGAAACGCGCAGGAAAGGCAGACAGAAGTGAAAGCTCGAGTGGTCTGCCTGTTCGCTTGCAGTCTTCGAGGCATTCGGTGACGGCCAGCCGTGATAGGAAAATGGAGCTGAGCGGAATCCAAAAGGACTACGTGTGACGTACGATGTCTGAGAATTTTGGTCCTTGAGAGCTGTAATCGGGATATCACTCTGCTCGAAGTTAGATCAGCTGCAGAATGAAGATGCTGTATTGGACTTACCATCACGATTTGCTCTCTATGCATTCGCGGGAAGAGATGATCCAATATTCGATCGACGACTTTATCAGGCAGTCGCAGTAAACCTTGGACAATCCCCTGACAGACAATTTCGGACTCGCCATCCTGCACGGCTCTGGAGCTCTGCGCTCTGTGCGGATGGAGAATCATGGTCTTGCTGAGCTTGCTTGTTGGTCTGGCCTTGAGCGAGAGAACGAGTTTTGGTcgcttctcgtcttcgagtTGACGCAAGAAGTCGTATCCGGTTACCACAGCATCAGCCAAACCGACGCCATCCCAAAGAGCGCATATCCAATTGATGTTCTTCAGCCAGACATTTCGGAAGTCAACATTGAAGAACGTGAcgttcttgagcttgatATCCTCGAAGACGACGTTGGAGAACGAGCAGCCTCTGAAAGTGACGTTCTCCAAGTCACAGTCTTTTACGGAGAAGGATTGGAAGTCGCAATCGACGCTGCGAACATTGTTGATGAAGCATCTCCTGTAGATGACCTCGTTCGAGGGTTGCTCGATAATTTCGCGTGCTGAGGACGCCTGCGATTTGCTGGAAGCTGTGCTTCGTTGTCGCGGCGTACGACTGCGTCCGCGCTTGGGGTCCTCCCTGATAGGTTTTCCGATGTCTTCAATTGGAAGGTCGAGTAACGGCGGATCATCTGCTTGTTGGCTGCGGATGCCTGTGAGTCGAGTTTCGCATTGGCGGCACAGGCGGAGCGCCTTCGCAATGCTGCACAGCTTCTCCACGGCATCAGCCATATCTGCCCAAGGTGTTGAAGTTGGTGCGCATGGTGAAAAGGAAGGAATCGCGATCAACTTGACATGGCCACTGCCTGATCAGCTGCGCGCACATGCGTCTTGGCGTTTGCGTTTTCGAGACGACTTTCACATTGATCAAAAGTGAATGTGAAGTGCAACGGTATCGTGCTGCGGGTGGCTCCTGCCTGAATATGAGCGGGAGACCGTACACCGACGTGGCCGCATCGTCTCTTCCGCTGTTATAGCCAAGTTGAGCGTCCATCGGGCAGCTCGCCGTCATCTTATTGTGAGCATAGAGTAGAAGGCTGTCCGGAGATGATACAGGATAGGTAatttcttcttgccagtcGCAGCAGTCGAAGTTGCTCATGTCATTTTTCTAAGCTTCAGAAACAGCGACCATCGACGCTGTAGACGTGCTTCTTTCGGATTGAATCAACGAGGCTCTCGACGTTTGATGTAAAGAGCCTGCTGTCTCTTAGATCTGCTGTTGCAAGAGAGATCACCTACTGCATAATTTGTTCAGAACATGCCATCTCGAAGTCTGCACACGTCAGGTCTGCCTGCCTTCCACTCAAGGCACTCACATGCACGGGTTTTGCATTTCCGTACTTTGGCCAAATACGAGGCACAGACGATCACAACAAGCCATCGGCCTCATTCTCGTCGAATACAGGTGGTGGCGATGAAGCTTTATTTGCGGCGGCCTCTTCAGCAAGCTGCACCAATCGTCTGGTCTCACAGAGCAATGTAGGCCGCCACGATGCGGTGCTTCCACGGCAAAAGCACCACTCGGCGCTGAGCGAACGATATGCTGACGTTGCAAGTGGTAACGCGTCGCGCTCGAACCAAGATCTGTGCCAAAGTGTAATTCAGCCTCAGCTCACGTGGACGCTGTTCCTGTCGATCGCAATGACGTTttctccctctccctctccctccGTCTCTGGGGCAGAAGTGTCAGATTGGTGCAACAACAAGCAGCTGGCTGATCACCCAACTTTCTGGGATGCTGCACAGTGTTTGATGTGTCGATCTCCAACttggcacagcacagcagcagatgtGTGAGCGTTCGCAAAAGCTGCACGCCATGGACAGCAACTGCCGCAGCCTACTGCAGGCCACAGGAACAACTGCAGGTTCGGCTGAGACGGAGAACCAGTGCACCACCTCATGGCCTTCACGTGAAGAAGTCCACGGAtcatctgctgctgtcagAATCGGCTTGCAGGGCTTTTCCAGGTATGGCTCCGCACTGGTCGTGGAGGCTCCAAGTTCTTCGTCACTCGGAACAAGGCCGGATCCTTGTACATCCCTCGGCAGAAGCCTGGAACTATCAAGACCTGCCGTACTCGCGCGAGGTTGTGGCCAGGTATAATCTGCCGGCAGCGATGGACATACGCGTCGTCGCAGGAACGGTATGGGTTTGGCTTGAATTCGTGCCGCAGCAACCATATGTCCATCGTATAGGACGGACCATGCCTGTCCGGAGTGATGTCAGTAACGACTGATGATCGAGAAGTACATGATGTCTACTCGTGTCCCTGCACTGGAAGCGTAAGATTTATTGCTTCCTCTGGGAGAAGTGGACGGTGGCATCCGCGGCGAGCCACTCGAACTCCCACTTTGAGCAAGCAGGATGGGGTGCACTCCAGACCAAGCCATTTTCAGCCAACAGATGTGCACCGGTAACTTCCTTGGCGGAAGATCAATCTTGCTTTTGCAACAAGCGGCGTGTGTCCTTTGCCCCTTCAGGTTCGCGCAACAAGGACTGCAGTGTCAGCATGGCAGAGAACATGGTGGGACTTGGTTGCCCTGTCGCTGAGCCTGCCACTGCTGTGGTGGTCAAATGTCCTTGGCCGCCCCGTAGTTCACGATTTGTACGGTCTCCTACTCATGGCTGATTCGACCGCGTTCAGCGATTTTACATCGCTTCTCTGTGCACTGTCGCCTGCTCAACTGCTGACGGCTAGACACGCGATCGATGCCCTTCTCACGCCAGACTCCCTCCAAGAAGCAAATCAGCAGCTATCGCCTCTTCTCCGCCTGCCACATGATGTCCTCGAACGAATAGTCGAGCATTCTGTGTCATACAACCACGATGTTGCAACTGAAACCAAGGAACCCGGCCTGCTGCAGACGTGCCATGCACTTCGAATCATGGCCTCAAAGGCCTACTTCAGCCAAAACACGTTCAAGAGGAAGCGGAGACTGAGCGAAGATAGCCTGGACCAGTGGGCAAAATTTAGGATCGGCGAGAACAGGAGGTTCGTTCGCAAGGTTCGCATAGGGCCGCCTACGCACTGCAATAACGAGgacgcagaagaggaggcaAGCATGCTCGAGAAGGCCTATGGATTCCCTACTGGAACTGTCTGGTGTCTTTCTGAGGATGACTACGAGAATGACTACAAGTGGTGGGTCAATTCACGAGGGGAAACGGAAATATGCGAGGATCAGACGAGCGACGACAGCACCATCGCAGATTGCTTCAGAGCAGTCGACTCCTCCTCCAAGCCTGCTGCTTCATGGTATTGCACATCCTGGGCACAAGGCCATCGTGCTACAGACTACTTCAGTCTCCGGCGAGCACCACCAACCCCGGAATCGAGACCAAGCGCTTCAGATTCGCATTGAACATGTGGTTCTCGACTCGAATGGGCGATAATTGTCTGGCAATACGTGGCATGATGGTGCATTAAGACCTTATGGCTGGCCATGACGGCAGCACGTGGTCTGCACAGGAAAGGCCAGAACCCTGTGCTCGACGCTGCGAAACCTGAGCGCGCATGCCTCAGAAGTCACGGTATGGCTCTCAGGAGCCGAATGAACAAACCTAAAGTCACTTGATGAATGTGCATTGcggagcaacagcagccgaCTAGACAGGTGTTGGTATCTGCGTTCTCGCGAACAACATGGCATGCTTCGAATGCTTGTCATTCCGAGATCCCTGGGCTCGTGGCCGTGTCGAACATTGGAGTGGAGAACTGGGGTCGAGGCATGAGGAAGCATTGTGGACATTTGTGAAGAGTTTCGCGCATTCAAGGAAACTGTATCAAAAGTTCTGTACGATATGCAAAGAGACATTGCAGTAATTTGTGATATGCAACGGCAGCATAGGCAGTAGTATGTAGAGTATGCTCGGTGGCTATATGATGCCAAGCGTGGCACTGGAAGACAAGTGCTCGAGCATATTATCAAGCATTCAACACAGACACTAATCTGACCATTGACGGCCCAGTCTTGCAGTCGTGCTGGCGTGTATATGAGACAGTGCTGCGAGTGGCCGGGCTGACGAAGAGTGATTGCTTGCGCCTGCTTTCGGCTGTGGACCGATGACATGCCCGCCCCTCGACAACCTGGCCAGAAACTCGCTTGTGACCTTCCCCCGTACCTTTTAGTGCCGGCCCTCACAGAACGTCAGGACGGGAGGTGCCAACCTTCTGCAGCCACCTGATCGGGCGTCACACAAAAGACGTAGGCTATTCGCTTAGCTGCGCACTTTTCAAGAATCATGGCCGCCGACCGACCCAACGCAGCTCGATCCCTCACCTCCCCGCCCACCATGAGTCCAAACGGCCACTTTGCGGGAGCTGATGGGGGACTGTCCAAGGACGACTTCGAACATGGCGTCCAAATCATCAACTCGGACAAGGAGTTCAACGCCAACTTGGGCCAATACTTGCAGTTCGAGAACATCACCAAGGCCGGCTTCAACTACCACCTCATCTCCGTGTTCGGCAGTCAGAGTACAGGCAAGAGCACTCTGCTCAACTATTTGTTTGGGACACAATTTGGGGTGATgaacgagcagcagcgacagcagacAACGAAGGGAATATGGATGTCGCGCAACAAGAAAGAGcatgctggagaagaaggcgcaaTGGCTGCCAACATCTTGGTCATGGACGTCGAGGGCACAGACGGGCGAGAACGAGGAGAGGACCAGGACTTCGAGCGCAAAAGTGCCTTGTTCGCGCTGGCGACAAGTGAGGTACTCATTGTGAATATTTGGGAACACCAGGTCGGATTGTATCAGGGAGCGAATATGGGCCTTCTCAAGACTGTCTTCGAGGTTAACCTCCAGCTCTTCCTGAAGGACTCGAAAAGTGTATCCCGCACattactcttcttcgtcattcgAGATCACTTGGGCACTACTCCGCTGGAGAACCTCAAACTCACGCTCCTCCAAGACCTCTCGAGGATATGGTCAACGCTTTCGAAACCGCCAGGGCTGGAAAAGAGCCAGATCGAAGACTACTTCGATTTTGCATTCGTTGCCCTGCCACACAAGATCCTGATGCCGGAGAAGTTTGAGCAGGAGGTGGCAAAGTTGGGCACGCGATTCCGTGAAGGCTTCAAGGACCCCAGGAAAGCTGGCCTTATTGATAATGAGCCTATATTGTTGCCCGAGTATCATCGACGTATTCCTGCCGACGGCTTCCCCATGTATGCCGAAGGCGTCTGGGAGCAGATCGATAACAACAAGGACCTCGATCTGCCTACCCAACAAGAGCTGTTGGCTCAATTCCGTTGCGATGAAATCTCCAAGGAGGTATTGATACCGTTCGACGAGGCGATCGCGCCTTTGGAAGAGCTTCAGAACAGTGCAGTTGCAGCAGGGAAGCCAACCGTCCTTGTTGACCTTGGGATGAAGTTGATCGGCGCGAGGAAATTGGTTCTCGGAAGTttcgaagaagaggctagCAGGTACCACAAAGGGGTGTTTAAGAGAAAACAGGCCGAGCTTGAGACCAAGGTCGATGGCAGACTCAAGACCCTTTTCATTGGACAACTCAGCGCTGCGCACAAGTCAGGTGTCCATGACTTTTCAGAGGCAGTGTCTTCTGCTGTCAAAACAGGCCAGAAGAAGGGGTCAAACTATGATTTCCACCAAATCGTCACTTCTGAGAAAGAAAAGGCATTGGATCGATTTGAGACACAAGCTAAGACGTCCCTGGTGGAAGGCACATCCTGGAGCGACTACAAGCAGCAGCTGAACCTCTTCCGCAAGGATCTAGATGAAGTCAGTGCTCGCCTAAGACAAGACGAAATGAGGCGCCTCGCCACAAGAAGCGAGAGATGGGTACGAAGTAAGCTCAGTGAGAGTGTCGGAGTAGAATTCAACAAGCTTGGATCCGGGCGTGCTGGATCTGGTGCCCCAGCTGATGGCGAGAAGCCTACCGAGAAGGATCTCTGGGACCGAATATGGGCTGTGTTCACTGATACGGTTTCTCACGCGGAGACACGATTTACCGATCGCGCACGCAGCTTCGATGCGAGTCCTGATGAGGTCGAGGTTGGGCTGTGGCGACTTCGCCGTAAGTCATGGGGAGCACTGCGTGACAAGATCGACGAGGAGCTCATGGAGGGCAATCTGTTACTGAAGCTGCGCGAGAACTTTGAAGATAAATTCCGCTacgacgaggaaggagtTCCAAGAATATGGCGTCCTACCGATGATATCGAAAGCATGTACACCAAAGCTCGGGAAAGCACACTGACCT from Cercospora beticola chromosome 3, complete sequence includes the following:
- the SEY1 gene encoding Dynamin-like GTPase that mediates homotypic ER fusion (BUSCO:EOG092610TN); translation: MSPNGHFAGADGGLSKDDFEHGVQIINSDKEFNANLGQYLQFENITKAGFNYHLISVFGSQSTGKSTLLNYLFGTQFGVMNEQQRQQTTKGIWMSRNKKEHAGEEGAMAANILVMDVEGTDGRERGEDQDFERKSALFALATSEVLIVNIWEHQVGLYQGANMGLLKTVFEVNLQLFLKDSKSVSRTLLFFVIRDHLGTTPLENLKLTLLQDLSRIWSTLSKPPGLEKSQIEDYFDFAFVALPHKILMPEKFEQEVAKLGTRFREGFKDPRKAGLIDNEPILLPEYHRRIPADGFPMYAEGVWEQIDNNKDLDLPTQQELLAQFRCDEISKEVLIPFDEAIAPLEELQNSAVAAGKPTVLVDLGMKLIGARKLVLGSFEEEASRYHKGVFKRKQAELETKVDGRLKTLFIGQLSAAHKSGVHDFSEAVSSAVKTGQKKGSNYDFHQIVTSEKEKALDRFETQAKTSLVEGTSWSDYKQQLNLFRKDLDEVSARLRQDEMRRLATRSERWVRSKLSESVGVEFNKLGSGRAGSGAPADGEKPTEKDLWDRIWAVFTDTVSHAETRFTDRARSFDASPDEVEVGLWRLRRKSWGALRDKIDEELMEGNLLLKLRENFEDKFRYDEEGVPRIWRPTDDIESMYTKARESTLTLVPLLARFKLSRTSAPPPLDAWIGEPPSTVTPADEEDLHPIGGVDEDEGKTLEEEMTVISDAKQQDLSTRFKKTADGVYVEAKRSAIGGITQVPLYFYGLLLALGWNEIVAVLRNPVYFIFLILLGVGAYVTYTLNLWGPMLQMTNAASAQGLEIFKAKLRDFLENSETGRQAIGMSAKAGAPINLDALNSNGTTKARASQEEEVDEI